gtgccaggacctgtccccatcatttggggacacagatcccagtgccaggacctgtccccatcatttggggacacagatcccagtgccaggacctgtccccatcatttggggacacagatcccagtgccaggacctgtccccatcatttggggacacagatcccagtgccaggacctgtccccatcatttggggacacagatcccagtgccaggacctgtccccatcatttggggacacagatcccagtgccaggacctgtccccatcatttggggacacagatcccagtgccaggacctgtccccatcatttggggacacagatcccagtgccaggacctgtccccatcatttggggacacagatcccagtgccaggacctgtccccatcatttggggacacagatcccagtgccaggacctgtccccatcatttggggacacagatcccagtgccaggacctgtccccatcatttggggacacagatcccagtgccaggacctgtccccatcatttggggacacagatcccagtgccaggacctgtccccatcatttggggacacagatcccagtgccaggacctgtccccatcatttggggacacagatcccagtgccaggacctgtccccatcatttggggacacagatcccagtgccaggacctgtccccatcatttggggacacagatcccagtgccaggacctgtccccatcatttggggacacagatcccagtgccaggacctgtccccatcatttggggacacagatcccagtgccaggacctGTCCCCATCATTTGGGGACACAGATCCCAAGGAACATTCCTGAGAGTAAATCCAGCTGGGAACACCCTGGGGGATAATCCCTGTCCTTTGTCATCCCcgagaattcccaaattttcagAGGATGCCCCCCCAGAGACCTCCATGGAATGAGCTGGGGGCAGTGAGGCTTTATTTGGAACACGAATTTGGGAGTGGGTGGATCCAgccccaatcccatcccaatttTTTGGGAATGGCCAGAGGCTCTGGGAGATCTGGCTGTGGGTCTGGGAAGAGCCAGCACAACCTCTCCACCCCATCTTTGCCATTCCCTGTGGGGAaatttcccagcccagcctttgGGATGCAGATCCCAAGGAACATCCATCCCCTGCCGCCATTCCTTGAGGGgagaattcccagtcccagtctTCGGGATGCAGATCCCAATTAACTCTGACATTCCCTGCAGGGAGAATTCCCAGTCCCAATCTTTGGGATGCACATCCCAACTGACATCACCCCTCAGTGCCATTCCCTGTGGAGtgaattcccagtcccagcgTTCGGGATGCACATCCCAATGAACATCCACCCCCACTGACATTCCCTGCGGGgagaattcccagtcccagtgTTTGGGATGCAGATCCCAACTAACATCACCCCTCAGTGCCATTCCCTGTGGGGAGAATTCCCAGTCCCAATCTTCAGGATGCAGATCCCAATTTATTCTGTCATTCCCTGCAGGGagaattcccaatcccaatctTCGGgatgcaggggggggggggggggggggggggggggggggggggggggggggggggggggggggggggggggggggggggggggggggggggggggggggggggggggggggggggggggggggggggggggggggggggggggggggggggggggggggggggggggggggggggggggggggggggggggggggggggggggggggggggggggggggggggggggggggggggggggggggggggggggggggggggggggggggggggggggggggggggggggggggggggggggggggggggggggggggggggggggggggggggggggggggggggggggggggggggggggggggggggggggggggggggggggggggggggggggggggggggggggggggggggggggggggggggggggggggggggggggggggggggggggggggggggggggggggggggggggggggggggggggggggggggggggggggggggggggggggggggggggggggggggggggggggggggggggggggggggggggggggggggggggggggggggggggggggggggggggggggggggggggggggggggggggggggggggggggggggggggggggggggggggggggggggggggggggggggggggggggggggggggggggggggggggggggggggggggggggggggggggggggggggggggggggggggggggggggggggggggggggggggggggggggggggggggggggggggggggggggggggggggggggggggggggggggggggggggggggggggggggggggggggggggggggggggggggggggggggggggggggggggggggggggggggggggggggggggggggggggggggggggggggggggggggggggggggggggggggggggggggggggggggggggggggggggggggggggggggggggggggggggggggggggggggggggggggggggggggggggggggggggggggggggggggggggggggggggggggggggggggggggggggggggggggggggggggggggggggggggggggggggggggggggggggggggggggggggggggggggggggggggggggggggggggggggggggggggggggggggggggggggggggggggggggggggggggggggggggggggggggggggggggggggggggggggggggggggggggggggggggggggggggggggggggggggggggggggggggggggggggggggggggggggggggggggggggggggggggggggggggggggggggggggggggggggggggggggggggggggggggggggggggggggggggggggggggggggggggggggggggggggggggggggggggggggggggggggggggggggggggggggggggggggggggggggggggggggggggggggggggggggggggggggggggggggggggggttcccagTCCCAGTGTTCGGGATGCAGATCCCAATGAACATTCACCCCTCGCCACCATTCCTTGAGGGGAGAATTCCCAGTCTCAGTGTTCGGGATGCAGATCCCAACTAACATCACCCCTCAGTGCCATTCCCTGTGGGGAGAATTCCCAGTCCCAATCTTCAGGATGCAGATCCCAATTAATTCTGTCATTCCCTGCAGGGagaattcccaatcccaatctTCGGGATGCAGATCCCAACTAACATCACCCCTCAGTGCCATTCCCTGTGGGGAGAATTCCCAGTCCCAATCTTCAGGATGCAGATCCCAATTAATTCTGACATTCCCTGCGGGgagaattcccagtcccagtgTTCGGGATGCAGACCCCAAGGAACATTCCCAACCAGGACCGCGCTCATCCCTGGCTGGTGCCGTCCCCGTCCGCGCCGAGCAGcgcttccctctcctctgcgCTCCCGCTCCCGGTGCCGCTCCCGGTGccgctcccgggggggggggggggggggggggggggggggggggggggggggggggggggggggggggggggggggggggggggggggggggggggggggggggggggggggggggggggggggggggggggggggggggggggggggggggggggggggggggggggggggggggggggggggggggggggggggggggggggggggggggggggggggggggggggggggggggggggggggggggggggggggggggggggggggggggggggggggggggggggggggggggggggggggggggggggggggggggggggggggggggggggggggggggggggggggggggggggggggggcgaagCCCGGCAGCTGCAGCGCGTGGAAGCGCTCCCAGCGCAGCGCCAGGCTGAGCGCCCAGACCAGCAGCGTGCGCAGGCTGTCCAGCACCGTGCGCGTCGTGGCGCTCAGCTCCCGCGTCACGCTCAGCCCCGCGAAGTTGAAGAAGGAGATGCTGCCcacgtgggggggggggggggggggggggggggggggggggggggggggggggggggggggggggggggggggggggggggggggatctggCAGAAGGCGTCCGCCGGGTCCTCCAGCGCGCCGCGGGGATTGCCGGAGAGCCGCCCCGCCGGCGTGAAGTAcagaggcaccagcagcagcgCCAGGATGGCGAAGCCGAACAAACCTgcgggggagggggggaaattTGGGCTGAGCCCCGTCTTCTCCGCGGATGCCGCACCCCGGTAATCGCCGTTCCCGGGAATCAATTCCGGACCTTCGGTGCCCACGGCGCGCAGCGGGTGGACGTCGTGGCTGAAGATGAACTTCTCCTCCAGCACCATCTGGATGGACACGatgccctgggccagcaggatcaggaggtcacctgggaaaacagggaaaaggcagggaaaataaCGGGGAATAcaacagggaaagcagggaaaaggcagggaaagtAAGAGGGAAAATGACAGGGACAacagggaaaaggcagggaaaataaaggggaaacaacagggaaaaggcagggaaaataatggggaaaatgacagggaaaaaaccagggaaaatgaCAGGGCAAGtaacagggaaaacagggaaaaggcagggaaaacaagacataaaacagggaaaaaaacagggaaaatagggaaaataacagggaaaaaagagaaaatgacagGGAAAAtaacagggaaagcagggaaaataacagggggaaaatccagggaaaacaaCAGGGAAGAATCCCAGGAAAATAACAGTGAAAATAACAGggaatgcagaaaaagaaacagggaaagTAGGGGAAATACCAGGGAAAATACCAGGGAAAATAccagggaaaaggcagggaaaataacaaggaaaatagggaaaataagagggaaaacagggaaaaccaCAGGGTAAATAACAGTGAAAATAACAGGGAGGCCAAGGAGTATTCCCATCATCCTAAGGAGTGATCCTGCAGTTTCAAGGAGTGATCCCACCACCCCATGGAGCCACCTCCCCATCCCAAGGAGTTTTCCCACCATCCCATGGAGTGACCCCCCCCCCACCAAGGAGTTTTCCCACCATCCCATGGAGTGACCCCtcccccccattcccaggagTTATCCTGCCATCCCAAGAAGTTTTCCTGCCATCCCAAGAAGTTTTCCTGCCATTCCAAGGAGTTTTCCCTCTGTCCCATGGAGCGATCCCACCATCCCAAGGAGTGATCCCGTCATCCCAAGGAGTGATTCCACCATCCCATGGAGCTTTCCCACCATCCCATGGAGTTTTCCCACCATCTAAAGCAGTGACCCTGCCATCCCACGGAGTTTTCCCACCATCCCACAGCGTTTTCCCACCATCCCAAGGAgttttcccgggggggggggggggggggggggggggggggggggggggggggggggggggggggggggggggggggggggggggggggggggggggggggggtgtctcCCCCCATCCCATAGACTGATCCCGCCATCCCAAGCTTTCCCCCCATCCCACAGTGTTTCTCCCCATCTTGTGGACTGATCCCGCCATCCCACAGCATTTTCCCGCCGTCCCAAGGAGtttctccccatcccatggacTGATCCCACCGTCCCACAGCGTTTTCCCTCCATCCCATAGACTGATCCTGCCATCCCAAGCTTTCCCCCCATCCCACAGTGTTTCCCCCCATTTCGTGGACTGATCCTGCCATCCCACAGTGTTTTCCCGCCATCCCAAGGAGTTTCTCCCCATGCCATGGACTGATCCCGCCATCCCACAGCGTTTTCCTGCCATCCCAAGGAGTTTTCCCGCCATCCCAAGGAGttttcccccatcccacagTGTTTTCCCACCTTCCTAAGTAGTTTTCCTGCCATCCCAATGGAGCTTTCCTGCCATCCCACAGCGttttccctccatcccatgGACTGATCCCACCATCCCAAGCAGTTTCCCCCCATCCCACAGCGTTTTCCCCCATCCCGAGttttcccccatcccacagcGTTTTCCCCTCATCCCAAGCAGTTTTCCCCCCATCCCAAGCAGTTTCCCCCCATCCCACAGCGTTTTCCCCCATCCCGAGttttcccccatcccacagcGTTTTCCCCTCATCCCAAGCAGTTTTCCCCCCATCCCAAGCAGTTTCCCCCCACATCCCATGGACTGATCCcaccatcccacagcattttcctgccATCCCAAGGAGTttctccccatcccacagcgttttcccccatcccacagcGTTTTCCCCCATCCCAAGCAGTTTCCCCCCATCCCACAGcgtttgggggggggggggggggggggggggggggggggggggggggggggggggggggggggggggggggggggggggggggggggggggggggggggggggggggggggggggggggggggggggggggggggggggggggggggggggggggggggggggggggggggggggggggggggggggggggggggggggggggggggggggggggggggggggggggggggggggggggggggggggggggggggggggggggggggggggggggggggggggggggggggggggggggggggggggggggggggggggggggggggggggggggggggggggggggggggggggggggggggggggggggggggggggggggggggggggggggggggggggggggggggggggggggggggggggggggggggggggggggggggggggggggggggggggggggggggggggggggggggggggggggggggggggggggggggggggggggggggggggggggggggggggggggggggggggggggggggcccagccaGTGGCTCCAGCCCAGCCGCCGGCCCAGGAACGCCACCGACAGCAGCCCCGTGAAGACGACCAGCGAGCCCCGCAGCATCTGGAAGCTGGAGGCGCTGGTCATGGTCAgcgctgcggggggggggggggggggggggggggggggggggggggggggggggggggggggggggggggggggggggggggggggggggggggggggggggggggggggggggggagcgagCCCCGCAGCATCTGGAAGCTGGAGGCGCTGGTCATGGTCAGGGCTGCGGGGAAACGGCGGGGAAAAAGCGCTCAGGGAACGACCCAAAATCCCGGGGGTTCGTGGAATTCTGCTGTCCGGCCATCAGATCCTGCTGGAGCGTGTCAGACACAGAGCTCCGAACTCTTCGGAGAGAGATCAGAGCGAGTTAAAACCTTTGGGTGGGTTGGAGTTTATTAAGCCGCTCGTACGTGAAATTGAGGTGTGAGTTTAAGTCAGTCAGGAGGTTTAAGGGAGTAAGAATGGGTTCTAAGTGCCTGAAAAAGTAAAAGTCTCAGAATTTAATGCAGAAAACAAGTCTTAGAGCTCAAAAACATAGATCTAGGTATCAATGTGCAaaagaaatctggaaaacaAGCCTTTTCTGGTGAGAGCTGAAAAGCACAGTGCCAGACATCAGTGTAGAAAACGAGCTTCAAAAACAAGTTTCAGTGAGAGCTCAAAATCGCAGTTTGAGACATAATAAAAACATAGTAAGAATGCTGcttgcatttttcagatagaacagaTAGGCCACACGTGCAGATTATACATaaacttcagtttaaaaaacccagaattcTAATAGGTCCAGAAGAAATGAATCAGATTTGTGGTTTTAGCTCAATGGGTaatttgtaaatgaaaataaaaatattggagtgaggggaagggaagtttcagggaagggacgtttcagggaagtttcggaaaggaaaggaaaggaaaggaaaggaaaggaaaggaaaggaaaggaaaggaaaggaaaggaaaggaaaggaaaggaaaggaaaggaaaggaaaggaaaggaaaggaaaggaaaggaaaggaaaggatcatcatggcacaggagctgcagctccaactTCAGCCTCTCAGGGCcttgcaccaggagctgcttctgctttaaTTGGGACTTTTCTTCTATTTGGGACTTTTCTTCTAATTAGGACTCCATACCAAAAGCTTTTAGCACGGATTTTAACACTTGGGACTCTTTGCCTTTTTGAGACCGATGGCGCCCTTCCAATAAACAACTTCATAGCACCTAACAACCGCTCGGCACTTTAAAGATTGAAATCTAAAATCCCGACAAAATCCCGGCGGGAAAAGCGGGAATTCCGCGTTGCCACTCACCCACGTACATGATGCTGGTGCCGGCCATGTCGCACAGGGCGGggggcaggaacagcagggGCTTGAAGGGtcggggcgggggggggggggggggggggggggggggggggggggggggggggggggggggggggggggggggggggggggggggggggggggggggggggggggggggggggggggggggggggggggggggggggggggggggggggggggggggggggggggggggggggggggggggggggggggggggggggggggggggggggggggggggggggggggggggggggggggggggggggggggggggggggggggggggggggggggggggggggggggggggggggggggggggggggggggggggggggggggggggggggggggggggggggggggggggggggggggggggggggggggggggggggggggggggggggggggggggggggggggggggggggggggggggggggggggggggggggggggggggggggggggggggggggggggggggggggggggggggggggggggggggggggggggggggggggggggggggggggggggggggggggggggggggggggggggggggggggggggggggggggggggggggggggggggggggggggggggggggggggggggggggggggggggggggggggggggggggggggggggggggggggggggggggggggggggggggggggggggggggggggggggggggggggggggggggggggggggggggggggggggggggggggggggggggggggggggggggggggggggggggggggggggggggggggaggaaagggggatggaaatgggaataacGGGGTTCACCTGCAGGAATTGGGGGCTGGGAGGTGGATGGGGGGCTGGAAACTGGAATGGGGGGACTCATCTGCAggaaaggggctggaaaagggggaATCACCAGTAGGAatgcagctgggatttggaaTGTGGGGCCAGAAGGTGGAAAAGGGGGATCACTGGTAGGAAAGAGCTGGAAATGGGAGTAACGGGGTTCACCTGCAGGAATGggggtgaggagctggaaaaggggaatCATGGTAGGAAaaggggctggcagctggaatctggggtgggagagggaaTGGGGGGGAGCAGTCAGGGGAATGTGGGGTGGGAGGTGGAAAAGGGGGATCACCGGGAGGAAAGcgggatggaaatgggaataacGGGGTTCACCTGcaggaatggggactgggaggtGGAAAAGGGGGATCACGAGTAGGAAATAGGTCTGGGAGCTGGAAAGAGGAtctggaatttgggatgagggTCTAGAACATGGAAAAGAAGGTTGGAAGCTGGAATGGGGCCTCACCTGCAGGAAAGGGGggctgggaactgggatgggagctggaaactgggataggagctggaaactgggatgggagctggaaactgggataggagctggaaactgggatgggagctggaaactgggataggagctggaaactgggatgggagctggaaactgggataggagctggaaactgggatgggagctggaaactgggataggagctggaaactgggatgggagctggaaactgggataggagctggaaactgggatgggagctggaaactgggataggagctggaaactgggatgggagctggaaactgggataggagctggaaactgggatgggagctggaaactgggataggagctggaaactgggatgggagctggaaactgggataggagctggaaactgggatgggagctggaaactgggataggagctggaaactgggatgggagctggaaactgggataggagctggaaactgggatgggagctggaaactgggataggagctggaaactgggatgggagctggaaactgggataggagctggaaactgggatgggagctggaaactgggataggagctggaaactgggatgggagctggaaactgggataggagctggaaactgggatgggagctggaaactgggataggagctggaaactgggatgggagctggaaactgggatAGGAGGGCCCCCTGCAGGAATGTGGGGATGGAACAAGGAATGGAGCTGGGATcgggaatggggctgggatcaggagtggggctgggatcaggagtgGGGCaaggattgggaatggggctgggatcaggaatAGGGCAGGGATCAGAAATGGATTGGGATCAGGAATGCGGCTGGGATCAGGAATGGGGAAGGGatcaggaatggggcagggatcgggaatggggctgggatcaggaatgGATTGGGATCAGGAATGGGGCGAacggacaccgggaatgggacaccccctgtcccAAAAACCTGGATCTGAGATCCCGGGATTGAGTGACAGCCGGGAacggacaccgggaatgggacaccccctgtcccAAAAACCTGGATCTGAGATCCCGGGATTGAGTGACAGCCGGGAacggacaccgggaatgggacaccccctgtcccAAAAACCTGGATCTGAGATCCCGGGATTGAGTGACAGCCGGGAacggacaccgggaatgggacaccccctgtcccAAAAACCTGGATCTGAGATCCCGGGATTGAGTGACAGCCGGGAacggacaccgggaatgggacaccccctgtcccAAAAACCTGGATCTGAGATCCCGGGATTGAGTGACAGCCGGGAacggacaccgggaatgggacaccccctgtcccAAAAACCTGGATCTGAGATCCCGGGATTGAGTGACAGCCGGGAacggacaccgggaatgggacaccccctgtcccAAAAACCTGGATCTGAGATCCCGGGATTGAGTGACAGCCGGGAacggacaccgggaatgggacaccccctgtcccAAAAACCTGGATCTGAGATCCCGGGATTGAGTGACAGCCGGGAacggacaccgggaatgggacaccccctgtcccAAAAACCTGGATCTGAGATCCCGGGATTGAGTGACAGCCGGGAacggacaccgggaatgggacaccccctgtcccAAAAACCTGGATCTGAGATCCCGGGATTGAGTGACAGCCGGGAacggacaccgggaatgggacaccccctgtcccAAAAACCTGGATCTGAGATCCCGGGATTGAGTGACAGCCGGGAacggacaccgggaatgggacaccccctgtcccAAAAACCTGGATCTGAGATCCCGGGATTGAGTGACAGCCGGGAacggacaccgggaatgggacaccccctgtcccAAAAACCTGGATCTGAGATCCCGGGATTGAGTGACAGCCGGGAacggacaccgggaatgggacaccccctgtcccAAAAACCTGGATCTGAGATCCCGGGATTGAGTGACAGCCGGGAacggacaccgggaatgggacaccccctgtcccAAAAACCTGGATCTGAGATCCCGGGATTGAGTGACAGCCGGGAacggacaccgggaatgggacaccccctgtcccAAAAACCTGGATCTGAGATCCCGGGATTGAGTGACAGCCGGGAacggacaccgggaatgggacaccccctgtcccAAAAACCTGGATCTGAGATCCCGGGATTGAGTGACAGCCGGGAacggacaccgggaatgggacaccccctgtcccAAAAACCTGGATCTGAGATCCCGGGATTGAGTGACAGCCGGGAacggacaccgggaatgggacaccccctgtcccAAAAACCTGGATCTGAGATCCCGGGATTGAGTGACAGCCGGGAacggacaccgggaatgggacaccccctgtcccAAAAACCTGGATCTGAGATCCCGGGATTGAGTGACAGCCGGGAacggacaccgggaatgggacaccccctgtcccAAAAACCTGGATCTGAGATCCCGGGATTGAGTGACAGCCGGGAacggacaccgggaatgggacaccccctgtcccAAAAACCTGGATCTGAGATCCCGGGATTGAGTGACAGCCGGGAacggacaccgggaatgggacaccccctgtcccAAAAACCTGGATCTGAGATCCCGGGATTGAGTGACAGCCGGGAacggacaccgggaatgggacaccccctgtcccAAAAACCTGGATCTGAGATCCCGGGATTGAGTGACAGCCGGGAacggacaccgggaatgggacaccccctgtcccAAAAACCTGGATCTGAGATCCCGGGATTGAGTGACAGCCGGGAacggacaccgggaatgggacaccccctgtcccAAAAACCTGGATCTGAGATCCCGGGATTGAGTGACAGCCGGGAacggacaccgggaatgggacaccccctgtcccAAAAACCTGGATCTGAGATCCCGGGATTGAGTGACAGCCGGGAacggacaccgggaatgggacaccccctgtcccAAAAACCTGGATCTGAGATCCCGGGATTGAGTGACAGCCGGGAacggacaccgggaatgggacaccccctgtcccAAAAACCTGGATCTGAGATCCCGGGATTGAGTGACAGCCGGGAacggaca
The window above is part of the Ficedula albicollis isolate OC2 unplaced genomic scaffold, FicAlb1.5 N00778, whole genome shotgun sequence genome. Proteins encoded here:
- the SLC35F6 gene encoding solute carrier family 35 member F6, which produces ESPHSSFQPPIHLPAPNSCSPPRPFKPLLFLPPALCDMAGTSIMYVALTMTSASSFQMLRGSLVVFTGLLSVAFLGRRLGWSHWLAFSLLSLSFSLLLSLPFPCFPCCIPRYFPCLFPVFPGDLLILLAQGIVSIQMVLEEKFIFSHDVHPLRAVGTEGLFGFAILALLLVPLYFTPAGRLSGNPRGALEDPADAFCQVGSISFFNFAGLSVTRELSATTRTVLDSLRTLLVWALSLALRWERFHALQLPGFGMSELIGICILKIGTGNSPHREWH